A window of the Hordeum vulgare subsp. vulgare chromosome 5H, MorexV3_pseudomolecules_assembly, whole genome shotgun sequence genome harbors these coding sequences:
- the LOC123395358 gene encoding uncharacterized protein LOC123395358, with protein sequence MQGGKSSSAVGAAKEAVANVGASAWAGKEKTKAVVQETVKKAKAHDPAAKAEAEARKQERIHEVEAAKQDAMRHNAAAKEHATAASYHPTAGAAVDPRDVEVEGATQAGRHNAAAMEHATAGACVDAHDVEVEGARSRAGSSDDGYLPVTGAGHAVGEGGGHQLPARGTPGGRSA encoded by the coding sequence ATGCAGGGCGGGAAGAGCTCGAGCGCGGTGGGCGCGGCCAAGGAGGCGGTGGCGAACGTGGGCGCGTCGGCGTGGGCGGGCAAGGAGAAGACCAAGGCCGTGGTGCAGGAGACGGTGAAAAAGGCCAAGGCGCACGACCCGGCGGccaaggcggaggcggaggccagGAAGCAGGAGCGGATCCACGAGGTGGAGGCCGCCAAACAGGACGCCATGCGCCACAACGCCGCTGCCAAGGAGCACGCCACCGCCGCGTCCTAccaccccaccgccggcgccgccgtggACCCCCGCGACGTTGAGGTGGAGGGCGCCACGCAGGCGGGGCGCCACAACGCCGCCGCCATGGAACACGCCACCGCCGGCGCCTGCGTGGACGCCCACGACGTCGAGGTGGAGGGCGCCCGGTCGCGCGCGGGGAGCAGCGACGACGGCTACCTGCCGGTGACGGGGGCGGGGCACGCGGTGGGCGAGGGCGGCGGTCACCAATTGCCCGCGCGCGGCACGCCTGGCGGCCGCTCCGCGTGA